The segment ACCTGCCGTTGCGCCCGAGCGAGCCCCGGGAGAACCACCGTGTCGAGCGAAGAGTCCCCCAGCAAACCCCGCGTCCTGGTCGTGGACGATTCGCGCGTGATCCGCGTGGCCGCCCGCAAGATCCTCAAGGATGAATTCGACACCCTGGAGGCCGGTGACGGTGAACAGGCCTGGGAACTGCTGACGACCCAAGACGATATCGCCCTGGTCATCTCCGACCTGTCCATGCCCTACCTCGACGGCATGGGCCTGTTGCAACGGCTGCGCGCGGACGAGCGTGAGCCGTTGCGCACCCTGCCCATGATCATCGTCACCGGCGCCGAGGACGACGACGGCGCCAAGAGCCGTGTCTTCGCTGCCGGTGCGACCGATTTCATCAGTAAGCCGTTCGACTCCGTGCAGTTGCTGGCGCACACCCGTTCGCACGTCCGCCTGCACAAGACCACCGTCGAGCTCAAACACACCACCACGACACTCAACGAGAAACCGGCGACCGACCCGTTCACGGGGCTGGGCAATGCCCACGCCTTTCAGCAGAACGGCCAGCGGGCGCTCGCGCACGCCCTCCGCCACCGGGCGGAATTTACGCTGCTGCTGTTCCAGGTCGACGGCTTCGACGACCTGTTCGTGCGCCAGGGCAAGGCCGTCGGCGGCGCAATCCTCAAGACGGTCACCGCGGCCCTCCAGGCCGAGATCCGCCGCGAGGACATGGGTGCACGGCTGGGCATGGCGCGCTTCGGGGTGGTCATGCCCACCACCCGGGCGGTGGGTGCGCGTCATCTGGTGCAGCGCCTCGCCGCGCGCCTCACCGAGATGCCCATCGATGGCAAGGACGGTCCATTCACCGTCACACTCAGTGCCGGCATACTGACGCCGGCGGTACGGCACGACATCCGCCTCGAAGACCTGTTCGTGGAACTCACGGGGCGACTGGAGCGGGCGCTGCAACAGGGCAGCGAGATCATCGACAGCGCACCACCGGCCACGGTGAAGGTGCCTGCACCGCAGGTCGCACCGGCCGCACCGGTCGCTACGCACACCGGGGCCGAAACGCCTCACGCCCCCGCAC is part of the Gammaproteobacteria bacterium genome and harbors:
- a CDS encoding response regulator, encoding MSSEESPSKPRVLVVDDSRVIRVAARKILKDEFDTLEAGDGEQAWELLTTQDDIALVISDLSMPYLDGMGLLQRLRADEREPLRTLPMIIVTGAEDDDGAKSRVFAAGATDFISKPFDSVQLLAHTRSHVRLHKTTVELKHTTTTLNEKPATDPFTGLGNAHAFQQNGQRALAHALRHRAEFTLLLFQVDGFDDLFVRQGKAVGGAILKTVTAALQAEIRREDMGARLGMARFGVVMPTTRAVGARHLVQRLAARLTEMPIDGKDGPFTVTLSAGILTPAVRHDIRLEDLFVELTGRLERALQQGSEIIDSAPPATVKVPAPQVAPAAPVATHTGAETPHAPAPTGTEVPAPVPTLDEALTLLQRGEHTRLHPHLGTLVLRVLPLLEQWDVSGQRGLADALAQIRAAFEAHTRAETSAT